The following coding sequences lie in one Stenotrophomonas rhizophila genomic window:
- a CDS encoding PepSY-associated TM helix domain-containing protein: protein MQRSTLKAWFLVHKWTSLVCTVFLLLLCLTGLPLVFGEEIAHLAEPHVDAPATDAAPRDLDAQVRTALAQYPGNVPLFVGWDPDAPTVYVNTGARADTPPPQMQTALLHAISGEVLPAAQFNEGVMYFLYRLHTDLFLGLPGMLFMGAMGLLFAVAIISGLVLYGPFMRKQPFGTLRTGRSRRLAWLDLHNVLGIVTLGWALVVGITGAINTIAKPLEQAWQGEQLGEFAARYAGQPRPTTLASLQAAVDTARAAEPGMRPAFVSFPGTGYSGNHHYGVFMQGNSALTERLYRPVLIDAQTGALTAQPQLPLYMSVLLLSQPLHFGDYGKLPLKILWALLDLLTIGVLISGLYLWFKRGNTDARVSEIERAARTGAAE, encoded by the coding sequence ATGCAACGATCCACCCTCAAAGCCTGGTTCCTCGTGCACAAGTGGACCAGCCTGGTCTGTACGGTGTTCCTGCTGCTGTTGTGCCTGACCGGCCTGCCGCTGGTGTTTGGCGAAGAGATCGCCCACCTGGCCGAACCGCACGTGGACGCACCGGCCACCGATGCCGCCCCGCGCGATCTCGACGCACAGGTGCGCACCGCGTTGGCGCAGTACCCGGGCAACGTGCCGCTGTTCGTCGGCTGGGACCCGGACGCACCCACCGTGTACGTCAACACCGGTGCCCGCGCCGACACCCCGCCGCCGCAGATGCAGACCGCGCTGCTGCATGCGATCAGCGGCGAGGTGCTGCCGGCCGCGCAGTTCAACGAAGGGGTGATGTACTTCCTGTATCGCCTGCACACCGACCTGTTCCTGGGCCTGCCCGGCATGCTGTTCATGGGCGCGATGGGCCTGCTGTTCGCCGTGGCGATCATCTCGGGCCTGGTGCTGTATGGCCCGTTCATGCGCAAGCAGCCGTTCGGCACCCTGCGCACCGGGCGCAGCCGCCGCTTGGCCTGGCTGGACCTGCACAACGTGCTGGGCATCGTCACCCTGGGCTGGGCGCTCGTGGTGGGCATCACCGGGGCGATCAACACCATCGCCAAGCCGCTCGAACAAGCTTGGCAAGGTGAACAGCTCGGCGAATTCGCCGCGCGCTACGCCGGTCAGCCACGCCCCACCACGCTGGCCTCGCTGCAGGCCGCGGTGGACACCGCGCGCGCCGCCGAACCAGGCATGCGCCCGGCCTTCGTCAGCTTCCCCGGCACCGGCTACAGCGGCAACCACCACTATGGCGTGTTCATGCAGGGCAACAGCGCACTCACCGAGCGCCTGTACCGCCCGGTGCTGATCGACGCGCAGACCGGCGCGCTCACCGCGCAGCCGCAGCTGCCGCTCTACATGAGCGTGCTGCTGCTCAGCCAGCCGCTGCACTTCGGTGACTACGGCAAGCTGCCGTTGAAAATCCTTTGGGCGCTGCTGGATCTGCTCACGATCGGCGTACTCATCAGCGGCCTGTACCTGTGGTTCAAGCGCGGCAACACCGACGCGCGCGTGAGTGAGATCGAACGCGCCGCACGCACCGGAGCAGCCGAATGA